A genome region from Ptiloglossa arizonensis isolate GNS036 chromosome 4, iyPtiAriz1_principal, whole genome shotgun sequence includes the following:
- the Slu7 gene encoding pre-mRNA-splicing factor Slu7 isoform X1, producing MANTLANVPVSKIIKNTSNFEDEPRKKSREDWRKAKELEEARKAGTAPAAVDEEGKDINPHIPQYISATPWYFGAQGPTLKHQRPQPEKQKKFNGIDDWYNRGVDVSNVVTKYRKGACENCGAMTHKRKECMERPRKIGAKYTNTNIAPDEFTQPELSMDYDGKRDRWAGYDPSEHRAIVEEYQKIEEAKRQMRAEKLNAEENDEQDSDKDEDKYVDEVDMPGTKVDSKQRITVRNLRIREDTAKYLRNLDPNSAYYDPKTRSMRDNPYTGTEREVDYKGENFARFSGDTQRHANAQLFAWEAHERGVDVHLLAEPTKLELLKQEYDKKRDELKDKARGSIINRYGGEEHLDALPSSLLLAQTEQYVEYSRYGKIIKGQDRQVIRSKYEEDIFPNNHTSVWGSYWQSGKWGYKCCHSCIKNSYCTGEAGKRASEAIVIESKKTMYEVPNFDDQKLDSCTEESSSNDSSLDEEEIKSKTIKKSKSSKKKDKKRKQKEKRKNQEKKARMQDLNQLQRSLQKEAECLLQMDDRKRPYNRMYEVKELTLEEIEAFQMKRQREDDPMAEFLNK from the exons ATGGCTAACACCTTAGCCAACGTACCTGtatcaaaaattataaaaaatacaagCAATTTTGAAGATGAACCTAGGAAGAAAAGTAGAGAAGATTGGCGCAAAGCAAAAGAATTGGAAGAAGCAAGAAAAGCTGGAACAGCACCAGCTGCAGTAGATGAAGAAGGCAAAGATATCAATCCACATATTCCCCAATACATCAGTGCTACACCATGGTATTTTGGAGCTCAG ggACCAACTTTAAAACATCAAAGACCACAGCCTGAAAAACAGAAGAAATTTAATGGAATAGATGATTGGTACAATCGTGGTGTTGATGTATCTAATGTAGTAACAAAATACCGTAAAGGTGCGTGTGAAAATTGTGGAGCTATGACTCacaaaagaaaagaatgtaTGGAACGTCCTCGTAAAATAGGAGCGAagtatacaaatacaaatattgcACCAGATGAATTTACACAACCTGAGTTATCTATGGATTATGATGGCAAAAGAGATAG GTGGGCTGGTTATGATCCTTCAGAACATCGGGCTATTGTTGAAGAATATCAAAAAATTGAGGAAGCAAAAAGACAAATGCGTGCAGAAAAATTAAATGCAGAAGAAAATGATGAGCAGGATTCAGATAAAGATGAAGATAAATATGTTGATGAAGTTGATATGCCTGGAACAAAAGTAGATTCTAAACAACGTATCACTGTTAGAAATTTACGAATTAGAGAAGATACTGctaaatatttaagaaatttgGATCCAAATTCTGCATATTATGATCCCAAGACAAGATCTATGCGTGATAATCCTTATACTGGCACTGAAAGAGA aGTGGATTacaaaggcgaaaattttgcacGTTTTTCGGGAGATACACAACGACATGCAAATGCTCAATTATTTGCATGGGAAGCACATGAAAGGGGCGTTGATGTTCATTTACTTGCTGAACCTACAAAACTGGAATTACTTAAACAAGAATATGACAAAAAACGTGATGAATTGAAGGACAAAGCTCGTGGAAGTATAATTAATAGATATGGAGGTGAAGAGCATCTAGATGCTCTACCATCTTCTCTTTTATTGGCACAGACAGAACAATATGTAGAATATTCTAGATATGGAAAA ATTATCAAAGGACAGGATAGGCAAGTGATTCGATCGAAATATGAAGAagatatttttccaaataatcATACATCTGTTTGGGGATCTTATTGGCAATCTGGTAAATGGGGATATAAATGTTGCCATTCATgtattaaaaattcatattgtacagGAGAAGCAGGTAAAAGAGCATCTGAAGCAATAGTCATAGAATCTAAGAAAACAATGTATGAGGTTCCAAATTTTGATGATCAAAAATTAGATTCATGTACTGAAGAATCCTCGAGTAATGACAGTTCATTGGATGAAGAAGAAATAAAGTCAAAAACAATAAAGAAGTCAAAATCTTCTaagaaaaaagataaaaaacgaaaacagaaggaaaaacgaaaaaaccaAGAAAAAAAAGCTAGAATGCAAGATCTCAATCAATTGCAACGATCATTGCAAAAAGAAGCAGAATGTTTATTGCAGATGGACGATAGAAAACGTCCTTACAACAGAATGTATGAAGTAAAAGAATTGACATTGGAAGAAATTGAAGCATTCCAAATGAAGCGACAGCGTGAAGATGATCCTATGGCAGAGTTTCTTAACaaataa
- the Fbxl7 gene encoding F-box and leucine-rich repeat protein 7, which translates to MDGSCPLLLPSFGEKDNSERDTVYASQKVGLYRPVSDAIDLGYHTLDNNACRSTSSTVTVSVPIRQQTLLQQKCIYVTDLCQLDDTLLLKIFSWLGTRDLCAIAQTCRRLWEIAWHPSLWKEVEVRYPQNATVALNALTRRGCHTCIRRLILEGAIGLAGIFAQLPFLSLTSLVLRHSRRVTDTNVTAILDNCIHLKELDLTGCISVTRACSRITTLQLQSLDLSDCHGVEDSGLILTVSRMPHLACLYLRRCAHITDASLVAIASYCCSLRQLSVSDCIKITDFGVRELAARLGPSLRYFSVGKCDRVSDAGLLVVARHCYKLRYLNARGCEALSDSATLALARGCPRLRALDIGKCDIGDATLEALSTGCPNLKKLSLCGCERVTDAGLEALAYYVRGLRQLNIGECLRVTWVGYRAVKRYCRRCIIEHTNPGFSS; encoded by the coding sequence ATGGATGGATCCTGTCCGCTACTCCTTCCATCCTTTGGGGAAAAGGACAACTCTGAAAGGGATACTGTATATGCATCGCAAAAAGTGGGTCTATATAGACCAGTCTCGGATGCAATTGATTTAGGATATCACACATTAGACAATAATGCCTGCCGCTCGACATCTTCAACAGTTACTGTATCAGTTCCAATTAGACAACAAACTTTGTTACAACAAAAGTGCATTTATGTTACGGATCTATGTCAACTGGATGATACTTTATTATTGAAGATATTTAGTTGGCTGGGTACCAGAGACCTCTGTGCTATTGCTCAAACTTGCAGACGTCTGTGGGAAATAGCGTGGCATCCATCTCTTTGGAAAGAAGTAGAAGTGCGTTATCCCCAAAATGCAACTGTTGCATTAAATGCCTTGACCAGACGAGGATGTCATACATGCATTCGTCGTCTTATACTTGAAGGTGCTATTGGTTTAGCTGGGATTTTTGCCCAGTTACCTTTTTTAAGTTTAACTTCCTTAGTTTTACGACATTCACGACGTGTCACAGACACAAATGTCACTGCTATTTTAGATAACTGTATACATTTGAAGGAATTGGACTTAACAGGGTGTATTAGCGTAACAAGAGCATGCAGCCGAATAACAACGTTACAGTTACAATCATTAGATCTCAGCGATTGTCATGGTGTAGAAGATTCTGGCTTGATACTGACAGTTTCTCGCATGCCACATCTTGCTTGTTTATATTTACGAAGATGTGCACATATAACTGATGCCAGTCTTGTAGCAATTGCTTCTTATTGCTGTAGTCTAAGACAGTTATCTGTCTCTGACTGTATAAAAATTACAGATTTTGGAGTACGCGAATTAGCAGCACGACTTGGTCCATCCTTACGTTATTTTTCAGTGGGAAAATGTGATCGTGTATCAGATGCTGGTCTGTTGGTTGTTGCTAGGCATTGTTACAAATTGAGGTATTTGAATGCTCGTGGCTGTGAAGCACTTAGTGACAGTGCTACGTTAGCTTTAGCACGTGGCTGTCCACGGTTAAGAGCTCTTGATATAGGAAAGTGTGATATTGGTGATGCAACTCTTGAAGCCCTTTCCACTGGATGCCCAAATTTAAAAAAGTTATCCTTGTGTGGTTGTGAACGTGTCACAGATGCTGGATTGGAAGCACTGGCATATTATGTACGAGGATTGAGACAACTCAATATTGGTGAATGTCTTAGGGTTACATGGGTTGGATATCGAGCAGTAAAACGTTATTGTCGTAGATGCATCATAGAACACACTAATCCTGGTTTTTCAAGCtga
- the Slu7 gene encoding pre-mRNA-splicing factor Slu7 isoform X2, whose product MANTLANVPVSKIIKNTSNFEDEPRKKSREDWRKAKELEEARKAGTAPAAVDEEGKDINPHIPQYISATPWYFGAQGPTLKHQRPQPEKQKKFNGIDDWYNRGVDVSNVVTKYRKGACENCGAMTHKRKECMERPRKIGAKYTNTNIAPDEFTQPELSMDYDGKRDRWAGYDPSEHRAIVEEYQKIEEAKRQMRAEKLNAEENDEQDSDKDEDKYVDEVDMPGTKVDSKQRITVRNLRIREDTAKYLRNLDPNSAYYDPKTRSMRDNPYTGTEREVDYKGENFARFSGDTQRHANAQLFAWEAHERGVDVHLLAEPTKLELLKQEYDKKRDELKDKARGSIINRYGGEEHLDALPSSLLLAQTEQYVEYSRYGKIIKGQDRQVIRSKYEEDIFPNNHTSVWGSYWQSGKWGYKCCHSCIKNSYCTGEADSCTEESSSNDSSLDEEEIKSKTIKKSKSSKKKDKKRKQKEKRKNQEKKARMQDLNQLQRSLQKEAECLLQMDDRKRPYNRMYEVKELTLEEIEAFQMKRQREDDPMAEFLNK is encoded by the exons ATGGCTAACACCTTAGCCAACGTACCTGtatcaaaaattataaaaaatacaagCAATTTTGAAGATGAACCTAGGAAGAAAAGTAGAGAAGATTGGCGCAAAGCAAAAGAATTGGAAGAAGCAAGAAAAGCTGGAACAGCACCAGCTGCAGTAGATGAAGAAGGCAAAGATATCAATCCACATATTCCCCAATACATCAGTGCTACACCATGGTATTTTGGAGCTCAG ggACCAACTTTAAAACATCAAAGACCACAGCCTGAAAAACAGAAGAAATTTAATGGAATAGATGATTGGTACAATCGTGGTGTTGATGTATCTAATGTAGTAACAAAATACCGTAAAGGTGCGTGTGAAAATTGTGGAGCTATGACTCacaaaagaaaagaatgtaTGGAACGTCCTCGTAAAATAGGAGCGAagtatacaaatacaaatattgcACCAGATGAATTTACACAACCTGAGTTATCTATGGATTATGATGGCAAAAGAGATAG GTGGGCTGGTTATGATCCTTCAGAACATCGGGCTATTGTTGAAGAATATCAAAAAATTGAGGAAGCAAAAAGACAAATGCGTGCAGAAAAATTAAATGCAGAAGAAAATGATGAGCAGGATTCAGATAAAGATGAAGATAAATATGTTGATGAAGTTGATATGCCTGGAACAAAAGTAGATTCTAAACAACGTATCACTGTTAGAAATTTACGAATTAGAGAAGATACTGctaaatatttaagaaatttgGATCCAAATTCTGCATATTATGATCCCAAGACAAGATCTATGCGTGATAATCCTTATACTGGCACTGAAAGAGA aGTGGATTacaaaggcgaaaattttgcacGTTTTTCGGGAGATACACAACGACATGCAAATGCTCAATTATTTGCATGGGAAGCACATGAAAGGGGCGTTGATGTTCATTTACTTGCTGAACCTACAAAACTGGAATTACTTAAACAAGAATATGACAAAAAACGTGATGAATTGAAGGACAAAGCTCGTGGAAGTATAATTAATAGATATGGAGGTGAAGAGCATCTAGATGCTCTACCATCTTCTCTTTTATTGGCACAGACAGAACAATATGTAGAATATTCTAGATATGGAAAA ATTATCAAAGGACAGGATAGGCAAGTGATTCGATCGAAATATGAAGAagatatttttccaaataatcATACATCTGTTTGGGGATCTTATTGGCAATCTGGTAAATGGGGATATAAATGTTGCCATTCATgtattaaaaattcatattgtacagGAGAAGCAG ATTCATGTACTGAAGAATCCTCGAGTAATGACAGTTCATTGGATGAAGAAGAAATAAAGTCAAAAACAATAAAGAAGTCAAAATCTTCTaagaaaaaagataaaaaacgaaaacagaaggaaaaacgaaaaaaccaAGAAAAAAAAGCTAGAATGCAAGATCTCAATCAATTGCAACGATCATTGCAAAAAGAAGCAGAATGTTTATTGCAGATGGACGATAGAAAACGTCCTTACAACAGAATGTATGAAGTAAAAGAATTGACATTGGAAGAAATTGAAGCATTCCAAATGAAGCGACAGCGTGAAGATGATCCTATGGCAGAGTTTCTTAACaaataa